A genomic window from Polyangium spumosum includes:
- a CDS encoding KGG domain-containing protein yields the protein MAQEQKKGQMTVEEAGRKGGETVRDERGSEFYSEIGHKGGQRVRELIEEGKQSEGGGGQGSGSSNKS from the coding sequence ATGGCACAGGAGCAGAAGAAAGGCCAGATGACGGTCGAGGAGGCGGGGCGCAAGGGCGGCGAGACCGTCCGTGACGAGCGCGGCTCCGAGTTCTACTCCGAGATCGGCCACAAGGGCGGCCAGCGCGTGCGCGAGCTCATCGAGGAAGGCAAGCAGTCCGAGGGCGGCGGCGGACAGGGCAGCGGAAGCTCGAACAAGAGCTGA
- a CDS encoding STAS domain-containing protein, with amino-acid sequence MSDGTEDEQKRLPLAARLLDEEMDLLRWIGSRMSRVLIGKYEELPFLDRKDELGVVANMVARVARELRRSRERDEARRKELEMRGRELEARVAELEEARAEQERLLARVRELSAPVLEVYRSVLLVPIAGALDASLLAQAEGRVLARASQAGARTVILDITGALAIDPVVAEGLVRIARALSLLGARVVLCGVSPAAARTAVEQGLDFAPALLRADLGSALEVAVFAELRRARA; translated from the coding sequence ATGAGCGACGGCACGGAAGACGAGCAAAAGAGGCTGCCGCTCGCCGCGCGCCTCCTCGACGAGGAGATGGATCTCCTGCGCTGGATTGGCTCGCGCATGAGCCGGGTCCTGATCGGGAAATACGAGGAGCTGCCTTTCCTCGATCGCAAGGACGAGCTCGGCGTCGTGGCGAACATGGTGGCCCGCGTCGCGCGGGAGCTGCGCCGCAGCCGCGAGCGGGACGAGGCGCGGCGCAAGGAGCTCGAAATGCGCGGTCGCGAGCTCGAGGCGCGCGTCGCGGAGCTCGAAGAGGCGCGCGCGGAGCAGGAGCGGCTGCTCGCGCGGGTGCGGGAGCTCTCGGCGCCGGTGCTCGAGGTGTATCGCTCCGTGCTCCTGGTCCCGATCGCGGGGGCGCTCGACGCCTCGCTGCTCGCGCAGGCCGAGGGGCGCGTGCTCGCGCGGGCCTCCCAGGCGGGCGCGCGTACGGTGATCCTCGATATCACGGGGGCGCTGGCCATCGATCCTGTCGTGGCCGAGGGCCTCGTTCGAATCGCGCGGGCTTTGTCGCTGCTCGGGGCACGGGTCGTGCTTTGCGGCGTGTCGCCGGCGGCGGCACGTACGGCCGTGGAGCAGGGCCTCGATTTCGCGCCGGCGCTCCTCCGCGCCGATCTCGGCAGCGCGCTCGAGGTCGCCGTTTTCGCCGAGCTCCGCCGGGCGCGGGCGTAG
- a CDS encoding TonB family protein, producing MNVLPCQKRAFALLLAGLVAGSSAAPALAQTAPPGDAASPGAPAPPASGPAMPRPLNYQPPVYPPEAEKAGLEATVTLQLDIDKTGKVKNVVVIEPAGHGFDESAVEAAKKLEFDPARKADGTPAAARILYRYSFALKKAEPPPDVGSGDKPSAAQASESLRGVVITSDGDVPLAGAAVLLSGPDGQNEATVDESGGFRFDGLGPGKYRVIITAPGYDALDVTEEIAAGEAIEVKYRLVAASDGLEVVVRGARSPREVTKRTLEQREMLRIPGTNGDALRALQNLPGVARPPAIAGILLVRGSAPQDTQTFLDGTQIPLIYHFGGLSSVVPTEMIERIDFFPGNFSAQYGRVMGGIVDVAVRAPKNDGKYHGMAQADLVDARFIAEGPVPGTKNKVRFIAGARRSYLDATLGLALDAAGAGITQLPVYWDYQLGLEANPTPSSSVRLTFFGADDSIALVADQPPPGEPAISGNAGFHTGFHRIQLRYDNDIDDKNRFSAVAAFGIDQLDFGVGPFFFNLTNYSITGRAEYTRRISKGMTLNTGLDVFTNYADAKYRGPAPPRPGEPSGGPFSTRPLIESEFSGWVTSPAGYVELEIAPTGRAKLVPGIRIDGNSRTEGIDVSPRVNGRVDLTSKFPRSTIKGGVGAYTQPPQPQETIPPFGTAGLRSNRAIHYAIGAEQEFTRNIELSVEGFYKQLDRLVSQRPSAVGGGTVRENLGKGRIFGAEFLLKYKADSNFFGWVAYTLSRSLRTPLPGAEEQPVSFDQTHILTALGSYRLGGGWEFGARFRLVSGNLTTPNVCNFEQEGCIPNRANALYNASVGTYTALPYSGPFSERFPMFHQLDIRLDRRFRFKSWQLSLYLDVQNVYNSQNVEGIDYNFNYTARQYVTGVPILPSFGIRGDF from the coding sequence GTGAACGTCCTTCCTTGTCAGAAGCGCGCCTTCGCCCTCCTCCTCGCGGGCCTCGTCGCCGGGTCTTCCGCGGCCCCTGCCCTCGCGCAGACCGCTCCGCCCGGTGACGCGGCTTCGCCCGGCGCACCTGCGCCGCCGGCCTCGGGCCCCGCGATGCCGCGGCCGCTCAACTACCAGCCGCCGGTCTATCCGCCCGAGGCCGAGAAGGCCGGGCTCGAGGCCACCGTCACCCTGCAGCTCGACATCGACAAGACCGGCAAGGTCAAGAACGTCGTCGTCATCGAGCCGGCGGGGCATGGCTTCGACGAGTCCGCCGTCGAGGCCGCGAAGAAGCTCGAGTTCGACCCTGCGCGCAAGGCCGACGGCACGCCCGCGGCTGCGCGTATCCTCTACCGCTACTCGTTCGCGCTGAAGAAGGCCGAGCCGCCGCCCGACGTGGGCTCCGGGGACAAACCCTCTGCCGCGCAGGCCAGCGAGTCCCTTCGAGGTGTCGTGATCACGAGCGACGGCGACGTCCCGCTCGCGGGCGCCGCCGTCCTCCTCAGCGGGCCCGATGGGCAGAACGAGGCCACGGTCGACGAGAGCGGCGGCTTCCGCTTCGACGGGCTCGGGCCGGGCAAGTACCGCGTGATCATCACGGCGCCTGGTTACGACGCGCTCGACGTCACCGAGGAGATCGCCGCGGGCGAGGCCATCGAGGTCAAGTACCGCCTCGTCGCGGCGAGTGACGGACTCGAGGTCGTCGTGCGTGGCGCGCGCTCGCCGCGCGAGGTCACCAAGCGGACCCTCGAGCAGCGCGAGATGCTGCGCATCCCCGGCACGAACGGCGACGCCCTCCGCGCGCTCCAGAACCTGCCTGGCGTCGCGCGCCCGCCTGCCATCGCGGGCATCCTGCTCGTGCGCGGCTCGGCCCCGCAGGACACGCAGACGTTCCTCGACGGCACCCAGATCCCGCTCATCTACCACTTCGGTGGTTTGTCCTCGGTCGTGCCGACCGAGATGATCGAGCGCATCGACTTCTTCCCGGGCAACTTCAGCGCGCAGTATGGCCGCGTCATGGGCGGCATCGTCGACGTCGCGGTCCGCGCGCCCAAGAACGACGGCAAGTACCACGGCATGGCGCAGGCCGACCTCGTCGACGCGCGCTTCATCGCCGAGGGCCCCGTGCCTGGCACGAAGAACAAGGTCCGCTTCATCGCGGGCGCGCGGCGCAGCTACCTCGACGCCACGCTTGGCCTCGCCCTCGACGCCGCGGGCGCGGGCATCACGCAGCTCCCCGTCTACTGGGATTATCAGCTCGGCCTCGAGGCGAACCCCACGCCGAGCTCGAGCGTGCGCCTCACCTTCTTCGGCGCGGACGACTCCATCGCGCTCGTCGCGGATCAGCCACCGCCCGGCGAGCCTGCGATCAGCGGCAACGCCGGCTTCCACACCGGCTTTCACCGCATCCAGCTCCGCTACGACAACGACATCGACGACAAGAACCGCTTCTCCGCGGTCGCCGCGTTCGGCATCGACCAGCTCGACTTTGGCGTCGGCCCCTTCTTCTTCAACCTCACGAACTACAGCATCACCGGCCGCGCCGAGTACACGCGCCGCATCAGCAAGGGCATGACGCTGAACACGGGCCTCGACGTGTTCACGAACTACGCCGACGCGAAGTACCGCGGCCCGGCGCCGCCGCGCCCGGGTGAGCCCTCCGGCGGCCCCTTCTCCACGCGCCCGCTCATCGAGAGCGAGTTCAGCGGCTGGGTCACGAGCCCGGCGGGTTACGTCGAGCTCGAGATCGCGCCGACGGGCCGGGCCAAGCTCGTCCCTGGCATCCGCATCGACGGCAACAGCCGCACCGAGGGCATCGACGTCTCGCCGCGCGTCAATGGCCGCGTCGACCTCACCTCCAAGTTCCCGCGCTCGACGATCAAGGGTGGCGTGGGCGCGTACACCCAGCCGCCGCAGCCGCAGGAGACCATTCCTCCGTTCGGCACGGCCGGGCTCCGGTCGAACCGGGCGATTCATTATGCGATCGGCGCCGAGCAGGAGTTCACGCGCAACATCGAGCTCAGCGTCGAGGGTTTTTACAAGCAGCTCGATCGCCTCGTCTCGCAGCGCCCCTCGGCCGTCGGGGGCGGCACCGTCCGCGAGAACCTCGGCAAGGGCCGCATTTTCGGCGCCGAGTTCTTGCTCAAATACAAGGCCGACTCGAATTTCTTCGGCTGGGTCGCCTATACCCTCTCGCGCAGCTTGCGCACGCCGCTGCCGGGGGCCGAGGAGCAACCCGTCTCGTTCGACCAGACGCACATCTTGACGGCGCTCGGCAGCTATCGCCTCGGCGGCGGCTGGGAGTTCGGCGCGCGGTTCCGCCTCGTCTCGGGCAACCTCACGACGCCCAACGTCTGCAATTTCGAGCAAGAGGGCTGCATCCCGAACCGCGCGAACGCCCTTTACAATGCGTCCGTCGGCACCTACACCGCCCTCCCGTACAGCGGCCCCTTCAGCGAGCGGTTCCCCATGTTCCACCAGCTCGACATCCGCCTGGATCGTCGCTTCCGCTTCAAGAGCTGGCAGCTCTCGCTCTATCTCGACGTCCAGAACGTCTACAACAGCCAGAACGTCGAGGGCATCGATTACAACTTCAACTACACCGCGCGGCAATACGTGACGGGGGTGCCGATCTTGCCGAGCTTCGGCATTCGTGGTGATTTCTAG
- a CDS encoding FHA domain-containing protein encodes MVPGFGKQTLTIGSAPTCDVVIADPSVAPEHARLVHQGGGRLVFIGGGAAPSFANNRQLAPGEEVPFDFRTQFVVGRAPVPLSHPAIILSIMATGSTPAPAGQLVIGRDPARASLVIQHPSVSSQHATVMLDRMLVVDNGSTSGTYVGTTKLQAAQPAPIDPNGVIAFGPVPVPVELLARLAQASRGGAMPVQSGAYAQQPAPAPMPQTNVAMPQQGYPSMPQQQGYPPVSGAPPAAGAPGKKNKTVLGQLDFAGPSGGGQKSIGRTPDNDIVIQHPQVSSRHALVHQMNGQLFVEDRGSANGTYVRGHRIPPGQKIGIQSGEKFFIGPMPLQIELGATGAVQVVQEEYSADRWAGKPLYEIEAWSLVLEVPDRDNPSEMKRLLDDVSFKALPGDMIALMGPSGAGKTTLLLTLNGYLPPTSGVVRINGEDLYNIYDNLRGSIGYVPQDDLVHPELTVFEAVKYSAKFRLPPDYSEEEIDARVEQTIKDLGLEGVQNLQIGKPEKKILSGGQRKRVNIALELVTDPVILFLDEPTSGLAADDTTALITLLHDLTKATGKTIIMTIHQPAKDEYEKFTHTLIMGYGGVPMFFGSTHGESYRFFGTWKERQGQRNDIDNPRDMFEMIASREKAIYDQMRARDPNVPRGHARKTAALEWRREYFSDQNPTYRKMYTGRREIGAGQGQRAIPERRATTKGQLGLLLSRYFKTKIRDTAGTVIMLAQAPIIGILLAIVFGWQEKAVPAWCLGALQELGKKFGGDTSTGDILKGMTATADNTGAIFFLVVASVWFGTSNAAREIVAERAIYMRERMVTLGLLNYVLSKYILLAFFCVVQCTILLAIVFFTLGFHGGAPAFFAQLASLVATSLAAVALGLLLSTVVTSSEAAMALTPIALIPQVVLGGLMVPMTTVPHLKPLMMIMPARWGFEGSIVHERIALKEDPSWVIDLGRTESAPADFIEAGKFKCSIAQMASDSLAGGWGFTNYENTWLPFAVLGGFTISLVVVLCIILKRRDPV; translated from the coding sequence ATGGTCCCCGGCTTCGGCAAGCAGACCCTCACGATCGGCAGCGCTCCCACGTGCGACGTCGTCATCGCGGATCCCAGCGTCGCGCCCGAGCACGCGCGCCTCGTCCATCAGGGCGGCGGCAGGCTCGTGTTCATCGGCGGCGGCGCTGCGCCTTCGTTCGCGAACAACCGACAGCTCGCGCCGGGTGAAGAGGTCCCCTTCGACTTCCGCACCCAGTTCGTCGTCGGCCGCGCGCCCGTCCCGCTCAGCCACCCAGCGATCATCCTGTCGATCATGGCCACGGGCAGCACGCCTGCGCCTGCGGGGCAGCTCGTGATCGGCCGTGATCCGGCGCGCGCGTCGCTCGTCATTCAGCACCCGAGCGTCTCGAGCCAGCACGCGACCGTGATGCTCGATCGCATGCTCGTCGTCGACAACGGCTCGACGAGCGGCACCTACGTCGGCACCACGAAGCTCCAGGCTGCGCAGCCTGCGCCGATCGATCCGAACGGCGTCATCGCGTTTGGCCCCGTGCCCGTCCCGGTCGAGCTGCTCGCGCGCCTCGCGCAGGCCTCGCGTGGCGGCGCCATGCCCGTGCAGAGCGGCGCGTACGCGCAGCAGCCCGCGCCTGCGCCGATGCCGCAGACCAACGTCGCGATGCCGCAGCAGGGCTACCCCTCCATGCCGCAACAGCAAGGATATCCGCCCGTCTCGGGCGCGCCGCCTGCGGCAGGAGCGCCTGGCAAGAAGAACAAAACCGTCCTCGGCCAGCTCGATTTTGCGGGCCCGAGCGGCGGTGGGCAGAAGAGCATCGGCCGCACGCCCGACAACGACATCGTCATTCAGCACCCGCAGGTCTCGAGCCGCCACGCGCTCGTGCACCAGATGAACGGGCAGCTCTTCGTCGAGGATCGCGGCAGCGCCAACGGCACCTACGTCCGCGGCCATCGCATCCCGCCGGGCCAGAAGATCGGCATCCAGAGCGGCGAGAAGTTCTTCATCGGCCCGATGCCGCTGCAGATCGAGCTCGGCGCGACGGGCGCGGTCCAGGTCGTGCAGGAGGAGTACTCGGCCGATCGCTGGGCGGGCAAACCTCTCTACGAGATCGAGGCGTGGAGCCTGGTCCTCGAGGTCCCCGATCGCGACAACCCGAGCGAGATGAAGCGCCTGCTCGACGACGTCTCGTTCAAGGCGCTGCCGGGCGACATGATCGCGCTCATGGGCCCTTCGGGCGCGGGCAAGACGACGCTCTTGCTCACGCTGAACGGCTACCTCCCGCCCACGAGCGGCGTCGTGCGCATCAACGGCGAGGACCTCTACAACATCTACGACAACCTGCGCGGCTCGATCGGCTACGTCCCGCAGGACGACCTCGTGCACCCCGAGCTCACGGTCTTCGAGGCCGTGAAGTACAGCGCGAAGTTCCGCCTCCCGCCCGACTACTCCGAGGAGGAGATCGACGCGCGCGTCGAGCAGACGATCAAGGACCTCGGCCTCGAGGGCGTGCAGAACCTCCAGATCGGCAAGCCCGAGAAGAAGATCCTCTCCGGTGGTCAGCGCAAGCGCGTCAACATCGCGCTCGAGCTCGTCACCGACCCCGTCATCCTCTTCCTCGACGAGCCCACCTCCGGCCTCGCCGCCGACGACACCACCGCGCTGATCACGCTCTTGCACGACCTCACGAAGGCGACGGGCAAGACGATCATCATGACGATCCATCAGCCGGCGAAGGACGAGTACGAGAAGTTCACGCACACGCTGATCATGGGATACGGCGGCGTGCCCATGTTCTTCGGCTCGACGCACGGCGAGTCGTACCGCTTCTTCGGCACGTGGAAGGAGCGCCAGGGCCAGCGCAACGACATCGACAACCCGCGCGACATGTTCGAGATGATCGCCTCGCGCGAGAAGGCCATCTACGACCAGATGCGCGCGCGGGATCCGAACGTGCCGCGTGGTCACGCGCGCAAGACCGCCGCGCTCGAGTGGCGCCGCGAGTACTTCAGCGATCAGAACCCGACCTACCGCAAGATGTACACGGGCCGGCGCGAGATAGGCGCCGGCCAGGGCCAGCGCGCGATCCCCGAGCGGCGCGCCACCACGAAGGGGCAGCTCGGCCTCTTACTCTCGCGTTACTTCAAGACGAAGATACGAGACACCGCGGGCACGGTCATCATGCTCGCGCAGGCGCCGATCATCGGCATCCTGCTCGCGATCGTGTTCGGCTGGCAGGAGAAGGCCGTCCCGGCGTGGTGCCTCGGCGCGCTCCAGGAGCTCGGCAAGAAGTTCGGCGGTGACACGAGCACCGGCGACATCTTGAAGGGCATGACGGCCACCGCCGACAACACCGGCGCCATCTTCTTCCTCGTCGTCGCCTCGGTCTGGTTCGGCACCTCGAACGCGGCGCGCGAGATCGTCGCCGAGCGGGCCATCTACATGCGCGAGCGCATGGTCACGCTCGGCCTGCTCAACTACGTCCTGTCGAAGTACATCCTGCTCGCGTTCTTCTGCGTCGTTCAGTGCACGATCCTGCTCGCGATCGTGTTCTTCACGCTCGGCTTCCACGGCGGGGCGCCGGCGTTCTTCGCGCAGCTCGCTTCGCTCGTGGCCACCTCGCTCGCGGCCGTCGCGCTCGGGCTCCTCCTCTCGACCGTCGTCACCTCCTCCGAGGCGGCCATGGCCTTGACGCCCATCGCGCTCATCCCCCAGGTTGTCCTCGGGGGGCTCATGGTCCCGATGACGACGGTGCCCCACCTCAAGCCCCTCATGATGATCATGCCGGCCCGCTGGGGCTTCGAGGGATCCATCGTCCACGAGCGCATCGCGCTCAAGGAGGATCCCTCGTGGGTCATCGACCTCGGCCGCACGGAGAGCGCGCCTGCCGACTTCATCGAGGCCGGCAAGTTCAAGTGCTCGATCGCGCAGATGGCCTCCGACAGCCTCGCGGGCGGCTGGGGCTTCACGAACTACGAGAACACGTGGCTGCCCTTCGCGGTGCTCGGGGGCTTCACGATCTCCCTCGTCGTCGTGCTTTGCATCATCTTGAAGCGCCGCGATCCGGTATGA
- a CDS encoding PP2C family protein-serine/threonine phosphatase translates to MSQPQALGTRVRIEFAQASDPGRDPNKQVNEDSCGYADTRFGHLVVLCDGMGGHYGGREASRTAIATIFEVIDQAPPGTTAALALKAAVEEAGRRVYALGGPPENRGRPGSTVVAMLIGDRGLDVAHVGDSRAYCIRAGQIYPLTRDHSMVQGMIDAGMLTEAEAIGHPDANKITRALGMRPEVEVEVRPEPMEMFPGDIFLQSSDGLTDLVLGVDILGAVRQALASGALPHACNQLVNLANDRGGHDNITVQMVRIVDLVPRASHTIPQAPANAPEPAALRPAPPQETRPMTAVETAKNTSAMQLALPPPVPVPTLLSSGAPASASTAPDAGGLPLPPPSPSSPGFAPVQPTAVDRPVAPSPTVPEQPRLAPFAAQLPLPPPSARYAPPQPTQVSGQGPSPTRPAAEPSPPPSAAPISLAPSVRPTQSGIVYLIIGMSAVIAVLLLLLIWALFLR, encoded by the coding sequence ATGAGCCAACCTCAGGCCCTCGGAACACGCGTCCGGATCGAGTTCGCACAGGCCAGCGATCCGGGCCGTGACCCGAACAAGCAGGTCAACGAGGACTCGTGCGGCTACGCCGACACGCGCTTCGGCCACCTCGTCGTCCTCTGCGACGGGATGGGCGGGCACTACGGCGGCCGGGAGGCGAGCCGCACCGCGATCGCCACGATCTTCGAGGTCATCGACCAAGCTCCGCCCGGCACGACGGCCGCGCTCGCGCTCAAGGCCGCGGTCGAGGAGGCCGGGCGGCGCGTGTATGCGCTCGGCGGGCCGCCCGAGAACCGCGGGCGGCCCGGCTCGACCGTCGTGGCCATGTTGATCGGCGATCGCGGGCTCGACGTCGCGCACGTCGGCGACAGCCGCGCCTACTGCATCCGCGCCGGCCAGATCTACCCGCTCACCCGCGACCACTCGATGGTGCAGGGCATGATCGACGCCGGCATGCTCACCGAGGCCGAGGCCATCGGGCACCCCGACGCGAACAAGATCACGCGCGCGCTCGGCATGCGCCCCGAGGTCGAGGTCGAGGTGCGGCCCGAGCCGATGGAGATGTTCCCGGGCGACATCTTCCTCCAGTCGAGCGACGGCCTCACCGACCTCGTCCTCGGCGTCGACATCCTCGGCGCCGTGCGCCAGGCCCTCGCCTCGGGCGCGCTGCCGCACGCTTGCAACCAGCTCGTCAACCTCGCCAACGATCGCGGCGGACACGACAACATCACCGTGCAGATGGTGCGGATCGTGGACCTCGTGCCGCGCGCTTCGCACACCATCCCGCAGGCGCCCGCGAACGCGCCGGAGCCCGCGGCCCTGCGGCCCGCGCCGCCGCAGGAGACGCGGCCGATGACCGCCGTCGAGACGGCGAAGAACACGTCGGCGATGCAGCTCGCCCTGCCTCCGCCCGTCCCTGTCCCCACGTTGCTCTCGTCGGGCGCCCCGGCATCGGCCTCGACCGCGCCCGACGCGGGTGGCCTCCCCTTGCCGCCGCCTTCGCCTTCGTCGCCGGGTTTTGCCCCGGTGCAGCCGACGGCCGTCGATCGGCCCGTCGCGCCTTCGCCCACGGTGCCCGAGCAGCCGCGCCTCGCGCCTTTCGCGGCCCAGCTCCCCTTGCCGCCGCCCTCGGCGCGTTATGCGCCTCCCCAGCCGACCCAGGTCTCGGGCCAGGGCCCCTCGCCGACGCGCCCCGCGGCCGAGCCCTCCCCGCCTCCTTCTGCGGCGCCCATTTCCCTGGCGCCGAGCGTGCGGCCCACCCAGAGCGGCATCGTGTACCTGATCATCGGCATGTCGGCGGTGATCGCCGTGCTCTTGCTCTTGCTCATCTGGGCTCTTTTCCTGCGCTGA
- a CDS encoding FHA domain-containing protein, whose translation MNPLPHGAARAGVRSARKNAPLFALPALAALAAILFAAAPTFAAPEAKILRIDPRTSTVDGSPVLTTVIDLVQNKRMSDATRPCAALNGDAFNDCVANAVEQPNALYSSFDFPEKNAILTVVVDGSDTAARFESKARWGESTSQPGVGTAWLILIDAASSMGTRFDEAKAVATAFINAMGPNDIVNVMFFNDKSVVEDSKWVNNKQTALQTITAVPKTFPTQGRTRPLFNIIKTAATDGFKELGNVGSNVVVPMHQAMVVLSNGAAGADPSSNSAASNLLKDYLTKGRFPENNEVLPKTPVPVISIWFPSKLVEEFTANSREFMEGLANPEIGGFYSIVRDRQESRAANIVNAVRSRFNKMHIVKWRVSCVALSLTQTIRLAFLNTDPPIAGDATFQNVPVGIDPSQWPLDVDREATERAAQKDPVHPGGTVKVFGNFCWGGNMQRAELYMVPKNQPAPASLQGGSIDDAKKAQRTLIEQGMRGKAITAGESMVEFELPNTDKFLSGKGDQMTARLVVYDNQAKRTSAITADKIITVKAKEAPLPYLLIGAITFGGVVLVLLVVSIFRSGGNKRRAGASPTTAPRPVTPAPGPMPGGYAPAVPMGGGMPGMGGPDFGGGYGPPPMGGSPMGGAANRAVLSGALGIFTFNPGTEMRVGRDAATCQIVVNEPRVSGSHAVVKFESGQLFVRDENSNNGTSINGNRIPPLVWTPVPPGSMLRFGPIEFNVRFE comes from the coding sequence ATGAACCCGTTGCCCCACGGAGCCGCCCGCGCAGGCGTTCGATCTGCGCGCAAGAACGCTCCCCTGTTCGCGCTCCCCGCGCTCGCGGCGCTCGCGGCGATCCTCTTCGCTGCCGCGCCCACCTTCGCCGCACCGGAGGCCAAGATCCTCCGCATCGATCCGCGTACGAGCACGGTCGACGGCTCGCCCGTGCTCACGACCGTGATCGACCTCGTCCAGAACAAGCGCATGTCGGACGCGACGCGGCCCTGCGCGGCGCTGAACGGCGACGCGTTCAACGACTGCGTGGCGAACGCCGTCGAGCAGCCGAACGCGCTCTACTCGTCGTTCGACTTCCCGGAGAAGAACGCGATCCTCACGGTCGTCGTCGACGGCTCCGACACCGCGGCCCGGTTCGAGTCGAAGGCGCGCTGGGGCGAGAGCACGAGCCAGCCTGGCGTGGGCACCGCGTGGCTCATCCTCATCGACGCCGCCTCCTCGATGGGCACGCGCTTCGACGAGGCGAAGGCCGTCGCGACCGCGTTCATCAACGCGATGGGGCCGAACGACATCGTCAACGTGATGTTCTTCAACGACAAGAGCGTCGTCGAAGACTCGAAGTGGGTGAACAACAAGCAGACGGCGCTCCAGACGATCACCGCCGTCCCCAAGACGTTCCCCACGCAAGGCCGCACGCGCCCGCTCTTCAACATCATCAAGACCGCGGCCACCGACGGCTTCAAGGAGCTCGGCAACGTCGGCTCGAACGTCGTCGTGCCGATGCACCAGGCCATGGTCGTGCTCTCGAACGGCGCGGCCGGCGCCGATCCGAGCTCGAACTCCGCGGCCTCGAACCTGCTCAAGGACTACCTCACGAAGGGCCGCTTCCCGGAGAACAACGAGGTCCTCCCGAAGACGCCGGTGCCGGTCATCTCGATCTGGTTCCCGAGCAAGCTCGTCGAGGAGTTCACCGCGAACTCGCGCGAGTTCATGGAAGGGCTCGCGAACCCCGAGATCGGCGGCTTCTACTCCATCGTCCGCGACCGTCAGGAGTCGCGCGCGGCCAACATCGTCAACGCCGTCCGCTCGCGCTTCAACAAGATGCACATCGTCAAGTGGCGCGTCTCGTGTGTCGCGCTGAGCTTGACGCAGACCATCCGCCTCGCGTTCCTCAACACCGATCCCCCGATCGCCGGCGACGCGACGTTCCAGAACGTGCCCGTCGGCATCGATCCCTCGCAGTGGCCGCTCGACGTCGACCGCGAGGCCACCGAGCGCGCCGCGCAGAAGGACCCCGTCCACCCGGGCGGCACCGTGAAGGTCTTCGGCAACTTCTGCTGGGGCGGCAACATGCAGCGGGCCGAGCTCTACATGGTCCCGAAGAACCAGCCCGCGCCCGCCTCGCTCCAGGGCGGCAGCATCGACGACGCGAAGAAGGCGCAGCGCACGCTCATCGAGCAAGGCATGCGCGGCAAGGCCATCACGGCCGGCGAGAGCATGGTCGAGTTCGAACTGCCGAACACCGACAAGTTCCTCTCCGGCAAGGGCGATCAGATGACCGCCCGCCTCGTCGTCTACGACAACCAGGCCAAGCGCACGAGCGCCATCACCGCCGACAAGATCATCACGGTGAAGGCAAAAGAGGCGCCGCTGCCCTACCTGCTCATCGGCGCCATCACCTTCGGCGGCGTGGTCCTCGTCCTGCTCGTCGTCTCCATCTTCCGCAGCGGCGGCAACAAGCGCCGCGCCGGCGCCTCGCCCACGACGGCTCCGCGCCCGGTCACCCCCGCGCCCGGCCCCATGCCCGGCGGCTACGCGCCCGCCGTGCCCATGGGCGGCGGCATGCCCGGCATGGGCGGCCCCGATTTCGGCGGCGGCTACGGTCCGCCTCCGATGGGCGGCAGCCCCATGGGCGGCGCCGCAAACCGCGCGGTGCTCTCCGGCGCGCTCGGCATCTTCACCTTCAACCCGGGCACGGAGATGCGCGTCGGCCGCGACGCCGCGACCTGCCAGATCGTGGTGAACGAGCCACGCGTCTCCGGCAGCCACGCCGTCGTCAAGTTCGAGAGCGGCCAGCTCTTCGTGCGTGACGAGAACTCGAACAACGGCACGAGCATCAACGGAAACCGCATCCCGCCGCTCGTGTGGACGCCGGTCCCGCCCGGCTCGATGCTGCGCTTCGGCCCCATCGAGTTCAACGTCCGTTTCGAGTAG